A single genomic interval of Aedes aegypti strain LVP_AGWG chromosome 1, AaegL5.0 Primary Assembly, whole genome shotgun sequence harbors:
- the LOC5564045 gene encoding ubiquitin-like modifier-activating enzyme 5, which produces MATMEELKLQIETLQSELCKLKATSAGGAREKIEKMSSEVVDSNPYSRLMALQRMGIVSEYERIRQKSVAVVGVGGVGSVTADMLTRCGIGKLILFDYDKVELANMNRLFFTPDQAGLSKVEAAAKTLNFINPDVKILTNNYNITTVESFDKFLNAIKTGGIEEGTPVDLILSCVDNFEARMAINTACNELSLNWFESGVSENAVSGHIQFIRPGDTACFACAPPLVVAENIDEKTLKREGVCAASLPTTMGIVAGMLVQNTLKYLLNFGTVSDYLGYNALIDFFPKMSLKPNPTCDDRFCIDRQKDYAARPKEERVEEVPEEETPLHEENLYGIELVAEDDTQGSQPSTGTTHSISTGLKLAYEPPASTKHSETTSTTAVSDDVSLDELMAQMKSM; this is translated from the exons ATGGCAACGATGGAGGAGCTGAAACTTCAAATTGAAACCCTGCAGAGCGAGCTATGCAAGCTAAAAGCGACTTCGGCCGGTGGTGCCAGAGAGAAGATAGAAAAAATGTCCTCCGAGGTGGTagattcaaatccctacagtcGACTCATGGCATTGCAGCGTATGGGCATTGTGAGCGAATACGAAAGGATTCGACAGAAAAGCGTTGCCGTTGTAG gAGTTGGTGGCGTAGGCAGTGTGACTGCCGACATGTTAACCCGCTGCGGTATCGGAAAGCTCATCTTATTCGATTACGACAAGGTAGAATTGGCCAATATGAACAGACTTTTCTTCACACCCGACCAAGCTGGACTCTCCAAGGTGGAGGCGGCGGCAAAGACCTTAAACTTCATCAATCCTGACGTTAAAATTTTGACCAACAATTACAATATTACAACGGTTGAATCCTTCGATAAGTTTTTGAATGCCATCAAAACGGGAGGTATTGAAGAGGGTACTCCAGTAGACTTAATACTGAGCTGTGTGGATAATTTCGAAGCCCGTATGGCCATCAATACGGCATGCAATGAGCTTTCGCTCAACTGGTTTGAGTCAGGAGTGTCTGAAAATGCCGTATCCGGACACATTCAGTTCATTCGTCCTGGAGATACTGCATGTTTTGCTTGTGCCCCTCCCCTCGTAGTAGCCGAAAATATCGACGAAAAAACTCTGAAAAGAGAAGGCGTCTGCGCTGCCAGTTTACCAACTACGATGGGCATTGTTGCGGGAATGCTGGTCCAAAATACCCTTAAGTATTTATTAAACTTCGGAACCGTGTCCGATTACCTGGGTTACAACGCGCTGATTGATTTCTTCCCGAAAATGAGCCTGAAACCGAACCCAACTTGCGACGACCGGTTTTGTATTGATCGGCAGAAGGACTATGCAGCGCGCCCCAAGGAAGAACGGGTCGAAGAAGTCCCTGAGGAGGAAACACCGCTTCACGAGGAGAACCTCTACGGTATCGAGCTTGTTGCGGAAGACGATACGCAAGGTTCTCAGCCAAGTACTGGAACAACCCATTCCATTTCAACTGGTTTGAAACTGGCCTACGAACCACCAGCATCTACGAAACATTCCGAAACTACATCTACCACTGCTGTGAGCGACGATGTTAGCCTAGACGAACTTATGGCACAAATGAAATCGATGTAA